In Cicer arietinum cultivar CDC Frontier isolate Library 1 chromosome 1, Cicar.CDCFrontier_v2.0, whole genome shotgun sequence, one DNA window encodes the following:
- the LOC101499821 gene encoding transcription termination factor MTEF1, chloroplastic, translated as MQHLHNITSSQFHPPTLNTTTDTTTMFPAARTIALHSSSLCTVSSSDKPSFPSSNPKSNTHLSSKPKSLLQNHPLYTPTHEKISLQFKEKILCLEVMGVDASKALSQNPQLHSATLESIHSIISFLLSKGIQHKDLPRIFGMCPKILTSGIKNDLEPVFDFLMQDLKVPDHSFRKVIKKCPRLLTSSVIDQLKPALFYLKRLGLRDLEALAYQDCVLLVSNVERTLIPKLKHLESIGFSKEETRCMVLRCPALLTFSIENNFQPKFEYFSLEMRRKLEELKEFPQYFSFSLENRIKPRYMEVVQSEVNLPLSLMLKSTDDEFRELIKKRGG; from the coding sequence ATGCAACATCTCCATAATATAACATCATCCCAATTTCATCCACCCACCCTCAACACCACCACCGACACCACCACCATGTTTCCAGCTGCTAGAACCATAGCTTTACACTCATCATCCCTATGCACAGTCTCTTCTTCTGATAAACCATCATTCCCTTCTTCTAATCCAAAATCAAACACCCATTTATCTTCAAAACCCAAAAGTCTCCTTCAAAACCACCCACTTTACACACCAACACATGAAAAAATCTCACTTCAATTCAAAGAGAAAATCCTCTGTCTTGAAGTAATGGGTGTTGATGCAAGTAAAGCACTTTCTCAAAACCCTCAACTTCACTCAGCTACCTTAGAATCCATTCATTCCATTATCTCCTTTCTTCTCTCTAAAGGCATTCAACATAAAGACTTACCAAGAATCTTTGGCATGTGTCCAAAGATTCTGACTTCTGGCATAAAAAATGATCTTGAACCTGTTTTTGATTTTCTCATGCAGGATCTTAAAGTCCCTGATCATAGCTTTAGAAAAGTGATTAAAAAGTGTCCAAGATTGCTTACTTCTAGTGTTATAGATCAGCTTAAACCAGCTTTGTTTTACTTAAAGAGACTTGGTTTAAGGGATTTAGAAGCATTGGCTTATCAAGATTGTGTTTTATTGGTTTCCAATGTTGAAAGGACACTTATTCCTAAACTAAAGCATTTGGAGAGTATTGGATTTTCCAAAGAAGAAACTAGATGTATGGTTTTGAGGTGTCCTGCATTGTTGACTTTCAGCATTGAGAATAATTTTCAGCCTaaatttgagtatttttctctGGAAATGAGGAGGAAATTGGAGGAGTTGAAAGAGTTTCCTCagtatttttcttttagtttgGAGAATAGGATTAAGCCTAGATATATGGAGGTCGTTCAGAGTGAGGTCAATTTGCCTTTGTCATTGATGCTTAAAAGTACTGATGATGAATTTAGGGAGCTGATAAAGAAAAGGGGGGGATGA